CATCGGGCAGTCGGGCACCAACCTGAGCAAGGTATTCCAACACCCGGCTTCGGGCCCAATAAAGGTCTGTGTTGTCTTTGAAGACCACATAGACATAGGAATCGCCATAAAACGAAAACCCGCGCACGTCGATCACGTCCGGCACCGACAGCATGGCCGTGGCGATAGGATAGGTTACCTGATCCTCAATGACCTGAGGGGCCTGCCCGGCGTAAGGCGTTTTGATAATGACCTGTACATCAGACAAATCCGGAATTGCATCAACCGGTGTTTCTTTCAGCGCCCAGATGCCGCCAAGAGCCAGCATCACAGCAGCCATGAGCACGATCACCCGGTTCTTGATGGATGCACGTATGATGGAGCCAATCATTTTTCGTCGGCCTCCACCGCATCAGCAGGTGGTGACTGTGAAGCCTGATCCTTGGCATCTCGCAGATCGACAAGGCTGAAGCGCTTGTCAGATCCTTTTGTGATGGCAAACTCAATAGGCTTTTCATATTGGAACCTATGGTTCTTCAGGTTTGCACGGACCGCAAACGTCGTTTCCATCGCTGGCCACTGCAATTCCTCAATGGCGTCATGACGAATGGTGACGGAGTTCATCTCAGCATCGAAACTGGTCACTGTGCCATTAATCCAGATGGCGCTGTCTTGCGCAGGAGACATGCGAGCCACACCTGCTGAAAGCGAGCTTTCGCTATCAATAAGAAACTGAGCAGAGGTTACAACTTCCTCCCCCGCTTCCAGGCCCTGTAAGATCTCGGTCCTGCTTCCGCCTCCAAACCGACCCGTCAGGCCCGGCGTCACCACGCGTGGCTGAAACGCGCCATCTTCAGTTTGCAGGATAACCCGATCAGACGAACCTGTTCGGATCAGTGCGCTGGCGGGGATCGTCACTGCGTATCGCGTTTCCGATGGGATAATGGTCGCACGGCCAAACATGTTCGGACGCAATACACCCTCTGAGTTGTCAAACAGCAGACGGACCGGCAGTGTGCGCGTCACCGCATCCAGTTCTGGGTAAATGTAGTCGATGTGGCCCTCAAGCACTTGCCCGGGCAGATGTTCAAAACTTGCGAGCACATCGCTGTTTTTGCTCAGGCGTGCGATATCCTGCTCAAACACATCCACCATCAACCAGACAGAAGACATGTCAGACAGAGTAAGGGCTATGGAATTCGGCTGCAGATACATGCCATCTGCTGCTTCCAACGTGGTCACGACGCCAGATTGAGGGGCGTATACCTTAAAGATCTTAACTGGGGTACTCGCACGGGCCATTTCATCAATCTGCGCGCTATCAATGCCGTAGTTCTGAAGCTGGATCCTGATGTTCTGCTCGACCTGCATATCATTCCGGCGCACTGCCCGGATCAGATCAGCACTCGCCACCGTCACCGCCGGCGCATAAACAGTGAAAAGCAGGTCACCTTTTTCAACGGGATCACCAATCGCACGAATATTGAGCTTCTTGATCCACCCTTCCGTTCGTAAATGAACCTGACTGGAGCGATGCTCGTCATAGCCAACAAACCCAACGCTTTCGATTTTCTCTGAGATAGGTTCAACGCTGGCGGTGGCAGTGCGTACGCCGATGTTGTTAATCACACTTGGAGACAGCACGACAGCATTCCCAGATTGCTCTGCTTCCTGCCCTGCATAAACTGGAACAAGCTCCATCCCCATGGGAGATTTGCCGGGTGCGTCACGCCGGAAACTCGGGTCCATCGGCGCAACCCAGTATAAGATTTCGCTTTCAGCACTGCCTGATCCACCAGAAGTCCAGTCCATCGAACTTCCAACAAAGATCCCTAGCCCAGCCGAAACACTGGCAACCACTGCAAGTCCAGCCACAACCGCATATCCACGACGCATCGATCCTGTCCTGATTTACCAAATACCATTCAGACTTGAGGTTACTTTGCTACCGTTGAGATACTCACCCTCCCAACCGCATCCCTCAAAGCCCTTACAACAGCGCCATTTTTTCTTGATTCTTCTGGCACTGCAAAACTTAGTGTCAACACTCTAATCCTTCCAGGGACTGGAAGGTCAAGGCCATTCCATCTAACCTACTGGATCTCGCGCGATGAGTTTCTTGCACTCACAAAGAATAGAGCTCTTTTGTGCGCGAACTACTCTGCGCCATCTTGAATAGCCCAAGGAGATCCAGACAAAGCTGTTTTCCCGGCAGTTATAGTGAATGGTTGCTATTGAGCTAACGTCGTGAATCTTGTGTCCAAGACTTTCAGGTGATCCTCTGGGGCATCGCCCTCCGAGATAGAGAGCGCAACGCGGTCAAAAAGCGCAGAAAGTTGTACGGCTAGTGCTTCAATCGGAAGGGTTTTGATCTGCTTGGTTTTCATTGCTTCGGCGAGGCCCAAGCGCAAGGCGTTGCTGCATTAACCGGCCTTTGACGTGTATGTAGGCTAAACACTTTTCAGCTAAGCTGCTTTTTCATGCCATTCAAACACAATGCCGATCGTCGCCACCAATTGGTCGGAGTATACTGAAAGCCTGCGTCGGCGTGGAGACATCACAGTCTGGGTTGAAGACAGCGTTGTCGGTGCCTGGCTCGCACCAGTGAGCAACCGCAGCGGGAGACCCGCCAAGTATTTAGATCTTGCCATTGAAACCTGTTTGAGTGCCAAATCCGTGTTTGGTTTAGCTTTGCGGCAGACACAAGGATTTGTTCAGTCAATGTTCGCTTTGATGGGGCTTGATTTGGCTGTTCCTGACTATAGCACCCTGTCACGTAGAGCTGGTGGGTTGTACCCTTCCAAAGTCAAATCTGAAAAGGATACTGGCCCGACAACTCTTGTGATCGATAGCACGGGTATAAAGATGTTTGGGGCTGGTGAGTGGCAGGAAAACAAACACGGAACCAAGAAGAAACGCAGAAAACAGCGCAAACTTCACCTTGGTTTGGACCTGGATACCGGCAAAATTATCTGTTCTGTTCTGAACTGACAGAAGATACCGATGGAGATCCGACTGTGGTGCCGCATTTTCTGGACCAGATAGAGGGATCGGTTGGCACGGCTCTCGGTGATGGAGCTTATGATGGCACTCCGACACGCCAGGAAATAGCTGACCGTTTTGACGGCGTTGAGGTCATCATACCGCCGCCCAAAACAGCAGTCCCCAGCCCAAAGGCTGCGACCGCTCCTACGGCCCGTGACCGAGAAATTCTTCTCATTGAGAAACATGGCAGAATAGGGTGGCAGAAGCAGACGGAGTATGGGCGGCGTTCAAGAGGCGAGACCTTGATGGGGCGCTATAAACAAATCATCGGGACAAGTTTGAAGTCCCGTAAGTTTGCGAACCAGAAGACGGAGGCCAAAATCAATGTCTCTGTCCTCAATCGGATGACAGACCTTGAACGGCCGACGTTCGAGCGCGTCATTGCGACCTGAGTTAAGCGGGTAAGGCCGAGCTGTAAGCTGAACTTTCTTTCTGCAACAAGGCCTGGGGGGATTACCCTGGGACCGATTTTTCGTCTTGAGCAAAGGCTCTCACGTTGCCGCAAGAGCCTTCTTTTTGTTACACGAGCATTTCGTTGTTTGCTCCGAGGTCCAGACCAATGATCAACGGATCATGATCTGACGCAGCATACTGATCGTCTGTGTAGTAACCAGCGTCTGTAAAGCCGCTGTTGTAGCTGAGCAGATCTGGCTCATCCGCGTTGATGTGCCATTCCGCAAGGCCGGTTACCTGACCCGCAAGACCGTCTGTTGCAAGAGCGTGATCCAGAGACCCACGCTGACCATCAAACACGAAGCTGTAAGCTTCATCACCAAGGTACTGAGAGAGAAGATCTGTCAGACCACCACCATTTTTGAATTCCTGAACAGAGTCACCTTTTGCATAGGTGTTCAGGTCACCAATGATGAGGAAGTCTGGGTCAAGATCTGCGCCGGCGTAGTCTGTTTTGAGCCATGTGTGCAGTTCTTGTGCCGCATCTTCACGTGCCTGAGCCCAGAAGCCCTGTCCATCACCCTGATCGTAGTTAGGGTCAGCTTTCAGTGCGTCCAGATCTGCCTGTACCTGAGCAACATCTGCTGCCGGAATGGTACCTGCGTCCAGCTTCGCCTGAATGTCTTCCACCAGATCACTCAAGCCGCTTGGGCCTTTGGATTTAAAGTGGTTGACTGCAAGAGTGAACTTCTCGCCATTTACATCTTCAAACGTAGTTGCCACTGTTGGGCGGTTACGCTGGAAGTCACCTACATAATCACGATTCGCATACTCGTGCAGACGGTCTGCAATCGTGTAGGTCTCATCAGAGCTACTTTCCTGATAGGTGTAGGTTTCTGTCTCAACAACAGTCAACTTGCCAGGGCGGTAGATCATGCCAGTGGTGATAGAGTCAGATCCAATCGGAGCCCCATCGGTTGGGTTTACGAAGGTGTAGAGTTCATCCGTGCGGCCTTGCTCTGTCAGTTCTTCGTTAAGAGCATCCACTAGGGCCTGAATGGCTGAAGCATCATCAAAGCCGTTGTTTTCCAGCTCTTGAAGACCGAACACATCCGCATCGATTTCCAGCATTGCATTGACGATCTTGTCCGTCTGGCGCGCAAGATCTGCTTCTGTGCTGGCACCACGTTCACCCAGAGTGGTGAAGTAGTTGAGCACGTTGAAGCTGGAGACTTTCAGCTCACCACCAACATCTGCTGGCTGTTCCGGACGAGCCCCAGAGTTGGTGCTTTCGTCAATGGAAATCTGACCATCAACAATCAAAGTATGCCCATCAAAGCCTTCTGCCAGGATACCTTCAATTGGAGCATCAATTTCTGCACCAAGACGCAAAGTTGCACCAGCTGAGAAGTCGTCACCGCTGTCCAGATAACCATTACCGTTATCGCCATTTTCAGCGGAAACAGGAACGTATTTGAACTCGTCAGGGTTTTGAGTGGTCGAACCATCATCGATAAGGATGCGGTTGTTCTGGTTCATTTCCTGATGTTCGATGATCTGGTCCAGCTCGTCCTGCGGATCATACAGGTGCGCTGCCTGATACTGGGTGCCAGCGGAAACTGTAATCTGACCGTAGCGGTCAAAGTTGAAGTTTTCGATGACAGTCAGAGCCTCTTCAGTACCGGAAGCAACGCTGACGCGCATTCCTTCGAGGCTTTCCAGGTTTTGCTGACTTGTTGGTGAGAGTTCCACCTGAGCGTGTTCAGGCAGTTCGTTGCCAGATGACAGAACAGTCAGATCACCGATGTTGGTCAACTGGGTCTGGCTTGCAAATTCAGCGACTGTTCCACCAAACTCAACAGCATCACCGGCTGTCACAGTTGGCGCAAAACCGGTGTAGACGAAGATGCCTTCAGAAGTTGCTGCATTGCCATCAGAGTCAGAGACTTGTTCCTGCAGATAGAAGCCGTTGTCTGCAACACGTGTTACCAGCGCGCTGACATAAACAAACTCACCAACCATACTGGATGCATCACCTTCACCTTGAATGGTAGAGATAAGTGTTGCTTCCGTATCATCGTTTTGAACCGTGCTGGTGGCGTTGCCAGTTGTGATCCGACCACCAGTTGGGTTGCTCAGCGTAACAGTCAACGCTTCGCTTGGCTCGGTGGTTACATCACCAGTGATGTCGACTGTGATGGTCTTTGTGGACTGACCGGCGTCAAACTGAACGCTGCCAGATGGCAAAGTACCGCCAAAGTCTGCTGCATCAACATCGCCGCCAACAGCAAAGTCAACAGATCCTGCCTCGGAAAGATCACCATCACGGGTAACGGTGAATTCAAAGGTTGCAGTTCCGCTATCGCCTTCTGCCTGCGCATCGGTTTCCGCTACAATGGCATAGGTTGTTGTGGTTCCACCACCACCGGTGGTGTCACCTTCCAGTTGCAAATTTTGAAGAACGAACGCTTCGTTGCTGCCGTTTGCGGACCCTTCAACAACGATGGTCAGCTCAGAACCGGTGCCTTCCAGATCTGCAATAAGGCTTTGCAGTTCGTTGTTGAGCACAAGGCCGGAGTTGGTTTCAACCATCGGATCATCCAGATCGACAGTCTTGCCGCTGGCAAGGGTGTAAGTCTGGGACCCGTCATTGTCAGAGGTGAAGGCGAACAGTGTTTGTTCTTCACCACCGTCAATGGAGTAACGGATAG
The sequence above is drawn from the Pseudovibrio sp. Tun.PSC04-5.I4 genome and encodes:
- a CDS encoding ExeM/NucH family extracellular endonuclease, whose amino-acid sequence is MFNFFPRFNFYSVNVIFGTWWDDIISGTEGRDWVWSSYGNDVITTGGASDYIRASAGNDVIDAGAGNDRINAGAGDDVIAGGTGSDSINGGRGFDTALYSGSIEDYTFKTRSGFWNTYTKVIANDGSEKDTLSNVEAVHFAADDYTYYLDGRNNEVLAGEDAVASSDDGLVIDAVTLLENDKDYDGDTLVITGVSATSASGATVSIENGSISYNPGAVFDSLREGETAEDTFTYTVTDGNGSTQDVTVTVTVTGSNQAPVLSLASEVTVAENTTEVADAEATDVDNADLSYSVSGTDADLFEIDSETGQLSFNTAPDFETPADADGDNVYQVEVTVTDGDGGTDTQSVSVNVSDVNEDQRDVIAFDMVDSQNQGLVSFTNTAPDFASPADAFGKTSASNAPFSLVDSTAGSFENDALGIIDETTNTGEFFGVTDSINADNTGLLSASWTFNITGYKDLGLSLDLGAMGDFESTDTFAIRYSIDGGEEQVLYSFTSDDDDTQTYTLASGKTVELDDPLTDTESGVVLSNALQTLISDLEGSGSELTITLEGKSDGSSEAFAMQNLKILGTPAVVRETFAFDMVGSQNERLLEFTNSAPDFSSPADGFGKYAVGTAPFSLLDDTNSFPNDAIGVIDSSANTDEFFGLTDTVNNDNTDPLIATWRFDISDYSNISLSLDAGAMGDFESDDTVSIRYSIDGGEEQTLFAFTSDNDGSQTYTLASGKTVDLDDPMVETNSGLVLNNELQSLIADLEGTGSELTIVVEGSANGSNEAFVLQNLQLEGDTTGGGGTTTTYAIVAETDAQAEGDSGTATFEFTVTRDGDLSEAGSVDFAVGGDVDAADFGGTLPSGSVQFDAGQSTKTITVDITGDVTTEPSEALTVTLSNPTGGRITTGNATSTVQNDDTEATLISTIQGEGDASSMVGEFVYVSALVTRVADNGFYLQEQVSDSDGNAATSEGIFVYTGFAPTVTAGDAVEFGGTVAEFASQTQLTNIGDLTVLSSGNELPEHAQVELSPTSQQNLESLEGMRVSVASGTEEALTVIENFNFDRYGQITVSAGTQYQAAHLYDPQDELDQIIEHQEMNQNNRILIDDGSTTQNPDEFKYVPVSAENGDNGNGYLDSGDDFSAGATLRLGAEIDAPIEGILAEGFDGHTLIVDGQISIDESTNSGARPEQPADVGGELKVSSFNVLNYFTTLGERGASTEADLARQTDKIVNAMLEIDADVFGLQELENNGFDDASAIQALVDALNEELTEQGRTDELYTFVNPTDGAPIGSDSITTGMIYRPGKLTVVETETYTYQESSSDETYTIADRLHEYANRDYVGDFQRNRPTVATTFEDVNGEKFTLAVNHFKSKGPSGLSDLVEDIQAKLDAGTIPAADVAQVQADLDALKADPNYDQGDGQGFWAQAREDAAQELHTWLKTDYAGADLDPDFLIIGDLNTYAKGDSVQEFKNGGGLTDLLSQYLGDEAYSFVFDGQRGSLDHALATDGLAGQVTGLAEWHINADEPDLLSYNSGFTDAGYYTDDQYAASDHDPLIIGLDLGANNEMLV
- a CDS encoding efflux RND transporter periplasmic adaptor subunit, with product MRRGYAVVAGLAVVASVSAGLGIFVGSSMDWTSGGSGSAESEILYWVAPMDPSFRRDAPGKSPMGMELVPVYAGQEAEQSGNAVVLSPSVINNIGVRTATASVEPISEKIESVGFVGYDEHRSSQVHLRTEGWIKKLNIRAIGDPVEKGDLLFTVYAPAVTVASADLIRAVRRNDMQVEQNIRIQLQNYGIDSAQIDEMARASTPVKIFKVYAPQSGVVTTLEAADGMYLQPNSIALTLSDMSSVWLMVDVFEQDIARLSKNSDVLASFEHLPGQVLEGHIDYIYPELDAVTRTLPVRLLFDNSEGVLRPNMFGRATIIPSETRYAVTIPASALIRTGSSDRVILQTEDGAFQPRVVTPGLTGRFGGGSRTEILQGLEAGEEVVTSAQFLIDSESSLSAGVARMSPAQDSAIWINGTVTSFDAEMNSVTIRHDAIEELQWPAMETTFAVRANLKNHRFQYEKPIEFAITKGSDKRFSLVDLRDAKDQASQSPPADAVEADEK